The sequence tgtgtgtgtgtgtgtgtgtgtgtgtgtgtgtgtgcgcgTGTGTGTGTTTGTGTGTGAAGTTCACTATCGCAAACTAATCTATGACACATATTAAGTAACATGCCTATGGATGCACCGCCTGACGAGTATCAAAACCATAATTTCAAAAattacagagagagagagagagatgccTTACAGATTGATCACTCATATCCTCCGCCCCTTGCATTATAATCCTCCTCAACGAATGCAGTCAGATAAACCTTAGGAAAAACAGATTCATCAAATTTTTGCTCTTTCATCATCTTCTCAACATCAGCTTTCTTAAGGATCGTCCGGCGAATTGGAGAACGATTACGGCGTTGGTCTCGAGAAAAATACTTGATGTCAAAAACTGTCTCAGGATCAGCAGTAGGTACGATAGCTTTTTCCCTAATAGTGGCAGGACAATAAACACGGTACTCAGTGGCCATAGGAACTGCAAGCTTATATTCTGGACTAGCACAGGGTCCTGTGTACTCCCATGGCTTCTTGAAATATTTTTTCAGAGATTGGAACATTGACTTTGCACCTGAAGATGCGGAAGACGCTGCCATGGTGTGGCTGTTGAACCTGCAGATGGAGGTGCCGGAAGAAGTAAAGCAAATTATTGATTGGATCCAAATTCACAGTAAACTAATTTCTTGCCAAGCAACAAGCTTAATATCAAATCTGCTTAGAACATTTTATTCTAAAAATCCCTTACCTATGTCTAATGGAATCCTAAatgcaaaccctaaaaaaaacgcAAAATGTACTAATTAACCCTAGAAATCTCACCAAAATCCACAAAAACCTATCGAATCAGTCGACCAACGTTTAACTTTCACAAAATCCGCAAAAGATAACTACAAAACACAAGAGATTCACAAATGACACTAGATCcatataagaaagaaaaaaaatcgtcaAATTTATCATGAGAAACCACAAAATTCAATTAGAAAATGGTCGCCGATATTTCGAATATAAATCTGAGGTACTACAATAAATATCGTCCTTACCAATCAGATGTTCGCGAATTCAAAGATGCCTTGAGGAAATGGTATCGACAATGGGGTGAACAAATCTAACTGTTTCTCTTTCAACCAATTTAAACGACAGGCAGGAAATTAAGTAAATACCCCTGCTGTAATTAGTTCCGAGTAATAATCCAACGTCTTCTACGGAAGTCAGAAACATAAGTGCAAAATATTTTTGCTTCGCAAATTCGCTTGGGGGAGACATTTCACAAGAAAGTTATTATTGGGACATCATATTTCAATAGAGGGCGTCagttaataggacaaaaacgagtCACTCATAAGTAATAttaaaaaccccttatctcaaataaattTGTAATGATTAAACaactcttatttagttaattttaattaaatttaattatataatGATTAAATTAATGGATTTGTTATATACttgtgaattctgggacaaagtttttgtgggatgaaaactagagagaagaaaaaaaaagaaattttttggagatttctttcaaaacctagattttgattcactcaaccaaaatgaatgAAATCAGTTACCAATTCGAGGTGGGTGAATCTTTGTACGATAGAGAAAACAAGTTTTACATACCTCATGTTAGAGACTAATAGATGgatgatttgttagatggtagagagggtttaacacaaagtgatgatgaatctcaaccaattgatGAAATAAATCGATaaagtgaagaaccaatggttgaaaatcaacaggTATGCCTCTAAACTATCTCCCATGAGTTCAATTTCGCTCGAATTTAGCTAaagaatgtaaaaaaaaattagattttcCGACTTACTGGTCATGTTACGGTTGGGTTGAAGCTTCATTCCCTACCGTAACCTCTATTTACGGTTAGGTTTGGATGAACTccaaaccgtaactggttttcaATAGGACAAAAGACatattacggttgggaaaatgtCATGCCAAACCCAACCGTAAATAATTATTGCATGGGTATTTATTGCACTTTTTACGGTTGGGTTTTGTATAATTCCAAACCGTAACTTAAATTACGGCTGGGTCCGATTTTTTATTTACCAGCCGTAAAGATTCTTGTGAtttaaattttgttcttatgattGGAAATACGGATCCTACAACTGGGAATATCACTTACGGTGGGGTCCGTGGCTCTTAGAACCCAATCATAAGTGTAGTTTTCATTATTCTTTTAGACTAATGCTGTGACATTTTGGTTGATAGATCGTGCTTCCACCTAGCCCAATGCCTTCTCAACCTGATGCAAACG comes from Papaver somniferum cultivar HN1 chromosome 7, ASM357369v1, whole genome shotgun sequence and encodes:
- the LOC113298452 gene encoding uncharacterized protein LOC113298452 — encoded protein: MAASSASSGAKSMFQSLKKYFKKPWEYTGPCASPEYKLAVPMATEYRVYCPATIREKAIVPTADPETVFDIKYFSRDQRRNRSPIRRTILKKADVEKMMKEQKFDESVFPKVYLTAFVEEDYNARGGGYE